A part of Streptomyces sp. NBC_01451 genomic DNA contains:
- a CDS encoding chemotaxis protein CheB — MTRDQPPADHYSVVAVASSAGGIQALTALLGALGPELPVPVLLVQHLDPRHRTVLAEVLARRTALHVKLAEAGERARPGTVYVAPPDRHLLVDSDGVLSLSSAELVHFVRPSADLLFESVAGAYGPEAIACVLTGTGRDGATGVGAVKSRGGTVIVQDPETADFPGMPQSAVDTGAVDFLLPLEEIAAVVRGLVGAERQS; from the coding sequence GTGACGCGTGACCAGCCGCCCGCAGATCACTACAGCGTCGTCGCCGTTGCCTCGTCCGCGGGTGGCATCCAGGCACTGACCGCGCTGCTCGGGGCGCTGGGCCCCGAGCTGCCTGTGCCGGTACTGCTGGTCCAGCACCTCGACCCGCGACACCGGACGGTGCTCGCCGAGGTTCTCGCACGCCGGACCGCCCTTCACGTCAAGCTTGCCGAGGCCGGAGAGCGCGCGCGGCCCGGCACCGTCTACGTCGCCCCTCCAGACCGGCACCTCCTCGTCGACTCCGACGGCGTCCTGAGCCTGTCCAGCGCCGAGCTCGTCCACTTCGTACGCCCTTCCGCCGACCTCCTCTTCGAGTCGGTCGCCGGTGCCTACGGGCCGGAGGCGATCGCCTGCGTGCTCACCGGGACCGGCCGGGACGGAGCCACGGGAGTCGGCGCCGTGAAGTCACGCGGCGGTACGGTGATCGTCCAGGATCCGGAGACCGCGGACTTCCCGGGGATGCCGCAGTCGGCGGTGGACACGGGAGCGGTGGACTTCCTGCTACCCCTTGAGGAGATCGCCGCGGTCGTGCGGGGACTCGTCGGGGCCGAGAGGCAGTCATAG